One Candidatus Limnocylindrales bacterium genomic window carries:
- the polA gene encoding DNA polymerase I, translated as MLKLRMPAVASTARLADRAAVPRPPERCVYLLDTSYFIFRAYHALPPLSTSKGLPTNAIHGVATTLEKLIREQKPCLMGCCFDTTRDTFRQTLYPEYKANRIQPEENLQVQFPYVRRLISALQIPILDREGFEADDILATLARQYEEAGYDVILVTADKDLMQCVTASVSLLDPMREGRITEKEVLEKFGVPPRAVPDVLGLMGDSSDNIPGVKGIGQKTASCLIAHFGSVDAMLERSEEIEKIPGLRGAAGVRRKIEECADLVRLCRQLAKVRSDVPVEVEPHELQLGRLATDELERLAEELEMPRLVQRMRILGGAAESGEVLTLRAQDPAAPAPRRGSRARAAAEAAARAEQIAAAPEPESVGDWRDLGSGALYVAWSRGPLEEWSLTLASDAAVVRVHGEAHARQALQGLAAAGASLVGFDLKVLARELGAVPGRRGLDLGLASYLCDPEAGDHSRFDVVRRFLHEQPAEPGHGEAALDQVRRAAQMLEAQLTAREQMELYRALEHPLLSILAGMEAYGLLLDTGSLARMSKSLEGRMATLVERVYEAAGCEFNILSPVQLRDVLFKRLALPVKGIKTTKSGPSTDSDSLELLARLHPLPALVLEYRGMSKLKSTYVDALGRMVDGAGRIHTRLNQTVAATGRLSSSDPNLQNIPIRTEEGALIRGAFIAPDGCRLISADYNQIELRVLAHLSEDASLIEAFRSGLDIHTATSAELFDLPADKVTPSMRRDAKVVNYGIVYGMGPVRLSRELGISRADAEDYIKRYFDRYPGVRRFYGRMLECAHSNGYVATLYGRRRYLPDIASEHGGRRQLAERVATNTPIQGSAADIIKRAMVALDEALSASKLAARLVLQIHDELLLESPADQVEDASALVAKTMVQAADLLVPVVVDVGSGRSWAEAH; from the coding sequence ATGCTGAAGCTGCGCATGCCAGCAGTTGCATCGACCGCGCGACTGGCCGACCGTGCCGCCGTGCCCAGACCTCCGGAGCGCTGCGTCTACCTGCTGGACACGAGCTACTTCATCTTTCGGGCCTATCACGCGCTGCCGCCGCTGAGCACTTCCAAGGGGCTGCCGACCAACGCCATCCACGGCGTGGCCACCACGCTGGAGAAGCTGATCCGCGAGCAGAAGCCGTGCCTGATGGGCTGCTGCTTCGACACGACGCGCGATACCTTCCGCCAGACGCTGTACCCCGAGTACAAGGCGAACCGAATCCAGCCCGAAGAGAACCTGCAGGTGCAGTTTCCCTACGTCCGCCGCCTGATCTCGGCGCTGCAGATCCCGATCCTGGACCGCGAGGGCTTCGAGGCCGACGACATCCTGGCCACGCTGGCGCGGCAGTACGAGGAGGCCGGATACGACGTGATTCTGGTCACCGCCGACAAGGACCTCATGCAATGCGTGACGGCGTCGGTCTCTCTCCTGGACCCCATGCGCGAGGGCCGCATCACCGAGAAGGAGGTGCTCGAGAAATTCGGCGTGCCGCCGCGCGCCGTGCCGGACGTGCTCGGCCTGATGGGCGATTCCTCGGACAACATTCCCGGGGTCAAGGGCATCGGGCAGAAGACCGCGAGCTGCCTCATCGCGCATTTCGGCTCGGTCGACGCGATGCTCGAGCGCAGCGAGGAGATCGAGAAGATCCCGGGGCTGCGGGGCGCCGCCGGCGTGCGCAGGAAGATCGAGGAATGCGCGGATCTGGTGCGTCTTTGCCGCCAGCTGGCCAAGGTCCGCAGCGACGTGCCCGTGGAAGTGGAGCCGCACGAACTGCAGCTCGGGCGCCTGGCCACCGACGAGCTGGAGCGGCTGGCCGAGGAGCTGGAGATGCCCCGCCTGGTGCAGCGCATGCGCATCCTCGGCGGTGCGGCCGAGTCGGGCGAGGTGCTCACGCTGCGCGCGCAGGATCCTGCGGCTCCCGCGCCACGCCGCGGCAGCCGCGCGCGCGCGGCGGCCGAGGCCGCGGCACGCGCCGAGCAGATCGCCGCCGCGCCGGAGCCGGAGTCGGTCGGCGACTGGCGCGATCTCGGTTCGGGAGCGCTTTACGTCGCGTGGTCGCGCGGGCCGCTCGAGGAATGGTCGCTGACGCTCGCCAGCGACGCCGCCGTCGTGCGCGTTCACGGCGAAGCGCATGCGCGCCAGGCGTTGCAAGGGCTGGCCGCTGCCGGCGCGTCACTGGTCGGATTCGACCTCAAGGTGCTGGCGCGCGAGCTCGGCGCGGTTCCAGGTCGGCGCGGCCTCGACCTCGGTCTTGCCTCCTACCTTTGCGATCCCGAAGCCGGCGATCACAGCCGCTTCGACGTGGTGCGACGCTTCCTGCACGAGCAGCCGGCCGAGCCGGGGCACGGCGAGGCGGCGCTGGACCAGGTACGGCGGGCCGCACAGATGCTGGAGGCCCAGCTGACGGCGCGCGAGCAGATGGAGCTCTACCGCGCCCTCGAGCATCCGCTCCTGAGCATTCTGGCGGGAATGGAAGCCTACGGCCTGCTGCTGGACACGGGCAGCCTGGCGCGCATGTCCAAGAGCCTGGAAGGGCGCATGGCCACGCTGGTCGAAAGGGTCTACGAGGCCGCCGGCTGTGAGTTCAACATCCTGTCGCCGGTCCAGCTGCGCGACGTGCTCTTCAAGCGCCTGGCGCTGCCGGTCAAAGGGATCAAGACGACCAAGTCCGGCCCCTCCACCGACAGCGATTCCCTGGAGCTGCTGGCTCGCCTGCATCCGCTGCCGGCCCTGGTCCTGGAGTACCGGGGAATGTCGAAGCTGAAATCGACCTACGTCGATGCGCTCGGGCGCATGGTCGATGGAGCCGGCCGCATTCATACGCGCCTGAACCAGACGGTGGCGGCCACCGGCCGCCTGTCCTCGAGCGATCCCAACCTCCAGAACATCCCGATCCGGACCGAGGAGGGCGCCTTGATCCGCGGGGCATTCATCGCCCCGGACGGCTGCCGGCTGATCTCGGCCGACTACAACCAGATCGAGCTGCGGGTCCTGGCCCATCTGTCCGAGGACGCCAGCCTGATCGAAGCGTTCCGCAGCGGCCTCGACATCCACACGGCCACATCGGCCGAGCTGTTCGACCTGCCGGCCGACAAGGTCACGCCTTCGATGCGCCGCGACGCCAAGGTCGTCAACTACGGCATCGTCTACGGCATGGGGCCGGTGCGGCTGTCGCGCGAGCTCGGCATCAGCCGGGCCGACGCGGAAGACTACATCAAGCGATACTTCGATCGGTATCCTGGAGTGAGGCGGTTTTACGGAAGAATGCTCGAGTGTGCGCATTCCAACGGCTACGTGGCCACGCTCTACGGCCGGCGCCGCTATCTGCCGGACATCGCCAGCGAGCACGGCGGCCGCCGGCAGCTGGCAGAGCGGGTCGCCACCAATACCCCAATCCAGGGGAGCGCCGCCGATATCATCAAGCGCGCGATGGTCGCGCTGGACGAGGCCCTGTCGGCGAGCAAGCTGGCGGCGAGGCTGGTTTTACAGATTCATGATGAATTGTTACTCGAAAGCCCTGCCGATCAGGTGGAAGATGCCTCGGCCCTGGTCGCGAAGACCATGGTCCAGGCAGCGGACCTTCTGGTGCCGGTCGTCGTCGACGTCGGCAGCGGGCGGAGCTGGGCCGAGGCGCACTGA
- a CDS encoding adenylate/guanylate cyclase domain-containing protein, whose product MADSSEQTSFQAGQRAARRLRRIGLMLSAAVVLAGISAIVSDPAIDLVMSIRNAVFDGYQRSMPRKYEPAPVRILDIDEESLARLGQWPWPRTRIAEIVARLRELGAASITFDILFAEPDRMSPRQLVSEWAERDDVRAVLEHLPDSDEVLAAELARGNVVTAFALTEGGGPERPPLEKARFVRIGSEGKLLLSHHQGAVATLPNLEAAASGNGAINFQPDRDGVVRRVPLLLEMGGKTYPSLLVEALRVAVGQGNVTVLTAPGRSESTAQLTGLRIAEHVLPTDSTGRMQVYLTRPMPERYVPAWKVLSGQAEGLIPKGAIVFLGSSATALMDLRFSPLGTALPGVEIHAQLVEQILHKVHSSRPDWARGSEVLLVVLSWLGMLAVGNQPRVLPLALVTALGVALAFSVSWQSWNLSLLLVDPITPSVTVLAAFLAYVVPRQLATESEERWIRSVFANYLSPNLVEHLIRNPSELRVGGERRECSFVLTDVAGFTSVVENMDPAELTGVINDYLDGMVRIAFSHDATLDRIVGDAVAVLFSAPVTQADHAQRAVACALDMDAFASDYARRCKENGIDFGHTRIGVHTGEVVVGNFGGSQHFDYRPLGDPINTAARLETANRQLGTRICISAATVAACTGNGVPLRPVGSLLLKGKTRGVDVFEPVRTDANGVAPFDAYKHAFDMLEKDGDGALQAFRKLAEQHPEDGLVSFHLRRLERGERGTLIVFTEK is encoded by the coding sequence ATGGCCGACAGCAGCGAGCAGACCAGCTTTCAGGCAGGACAGCGTGCGGCACGGCGGCTTCGCCGCATCGGCCTGATGCTGTCGGCGGCGGTGGTGCTGGCCGGCATCTCGGCCATCGTCAGCGACCCCGCCATCGATCTGGTCATGTCGATCCGCAACGCCGTGTTCGACGGCTACCAGCGCTCGATGCCGCGCAAGTACGAGCCGGCGCCGGTGCGAATTCTCGACATCGATGAGGAGAGCCTCGCGCGCCTTGGCCAGTGGCCTTGGCCGCGCACACGCATCGCGGAGATCGTTGCGCGGCTGCGCGAGCTCGGGGCGGCTTCGATCACGTTCGACATCCTGTTCGCCGAGCCCGACCGCATGTCGCCGCGCCAGCTGGTGAGCGAGTGGGCCGAGCGCGACGACGTCCGCGCCGTCCTCGAGCATCTTCCCGACAGCGACGAGGTGCTGGCAGCCGAGCTGGCACGCGGCAACGTCGTCACGGCCTTTGCACTGACCGAAGGCGGCGGGCCCGAGCGGCCGCCGCTCGAGAAGGCCCGCTTCGTGCGCATCGGCAGCGAAGGAAAGCTGCTGCTCAGCCATCATCAAGGCGCGGTGGCGACGCTGCCGAACCTGGAAGCGGCCGCCTCGGGGAATGGCGCCATCAATTTTCAGCCCGACCGCGACGGCGTGGTGCGGCGCGTGCCGCTCCTCCTGGAGATGGGCGGCAAGACCTATCCGAGCCTGCTCGTCGAAGCGCTGCGCGTGGCCGTCGGCCAGGGCAACGTCACGGTCCTGACTGCACCGGGCCGGTCCGAGTCGACCGCTCAGCTGACGGGATTGCGAATCGCCGAGCACGTGCTCCCGACCGACTCCACGGGTCGCATGCAGGTCTACCTGACGCGCCCGATGCCCGAGCGCTACGTTCCTGCGTGGAAGGTGCTGTCGGGCCAGGCCGAAGGGCTCATTCCCAAGGGGGCGATCGTCTTTCTCGGGTCTTCGGCGACCGCGCTCATGGATCTGCGCTTCAGTCCGCTCGGTACGGCGCTGCCCGGAGTGGAGATTCATGCGCAGCTGGTCGAGCAGATCCTGCACAAGGTGCACTCGAGCCGGCCCGATTGGGCGCGCGGCAGCGAGGTGCTGCTGGTGGTCCTGAGCTGGCTCGGCATGCTCGCCGTCGGCAATCAGCCGCGCGTGCTGCCGCTGGCGCTGGTGACCGCGCTCGGCGTGGCGCTGGCGTTCAGCGTCTCCTGGCAGTCCTGGAACCTCAGCCTGCTGCTGGTCGATCCGATCACGCCGTCGGTGACGGTGCTGGCCGCGTTTCTGGCCTACGTCGTGCCCCGACAGCTCGCCACGGAGAGCGAGGAGCGCTGGATCCGCAGCGTGTTCGCCAACTACCTCTCTCCCAACCTCGTCGAGCACCTGATCCGCAATCCCTCGGAACTGCGCGTCGGAGGCGAGCGCCGCGAGTGCTCGTTCGTGCTGACCGACGTCGCCGGCTTCACCAGCGTCGTCGAGAACATGGATCCGGCCGAGCTGACCGGAGTCATCAACGATTATCTCGACGGCATGGTGCGCATCGCATTCTCCCACGACGCCACGCTCGATCGCATCGTCGGCGACGCCGTGGCGGTGCTGTTCTCGGCCCCGGTGACGCAGGCCGACCACGCCCAGCGGGCAGTCGCGTGCGCGCTGGACATGGACGCGTTCGCCAGCGACTACGCCAGGCGCTGCAAGGAAAACGGCATCGACTTCGGCCACACCCGCATCGGCGTCCACACCGGGGAAGTGGTGGTGGGAAACTTCGGCGGCAGCCAGCACTTCGACTATCGCCCGCTCGGAGATCCCATCAATACGGCGGCGCGGCTGGAGACCGCCAACCGCCAGCTCGGCACGCGCATCTGCATCAGCGCGGCGACCGTCGCCGCGTGCACCGGCAACGGTGTTCCGCTGCGGCCGGTCGGCAGCCTGCTCCTGAAGGGAAAGACGCGGGGCGTGGACGTTTTCGAGCCGGTGCGCACCGACGCCAACGGCGTGGCGCCATTCGACGCGTACAAGCACGCGTTCGACATGCTCGAGAAGGACGGCGACGGGGCTCTGCAGGCGTTTCGCAAGCTGGCCGAGCAGCATCCCGAGGACGGGCTGGTTAGCTTCCACCTGCGGCGCCTGGAACGCGGCGAACGCGGGACGCTGATCGTTTTTACCGAGAAATAG
- a CDS encoding ATP-binding cassette domain-containing protein, translated as MIEVSNLTKTYGSITAVDGVSFMVATGQAAGFLGPNGAGKTTTMRIITGFMPATAGTVTVDGFDVFDDSFEVRRRIGYLPETPPLYLEMTVRSYLRHVGKLKGIVRNRIASAADRAIEECSLENVAGRLCGHLSKGYRQRVGLAQALIHEPAVLILDEPTIGLDPAQIIEIRALIRRLATERTVILSTHILPEVAQICQKVVIINQGRIALESDIADLVRERSLEEEYLRHVSGEALGAGQPEASTGGGGI; from the coding sequence ATGATCGAAGTCTCCAACCTGACGAAGACCTACGGGTCCATCACCGCCGTCGACGGCGTTTCCTTCATGGTCGCCACCGGGCAGGCCGCGGGCTTTCTGGGCCCCAACGGCGCGGGCAAGACCACGACCATGCGGATCATCACCGGGTTCATGCCGGCGACCGCCGGCACGGTGACGGTCGACGGCTTCGACGTCTTCGACGATTCCTTCGAGGTACGCCGGCGCATCGGATACCTCCCCGAAACGCCGCCGCTGTACCTGGAGATGACGGTGCGCAGCTACCTGCGCCACGTCGGCAAGCTCAAGGGCATCGTCCGCAACCGCATCGCCTCGGCTGCCGACCGCGCCATCGAGGAGTGCAGCCTGGAGAACGTGGCCGGCCGTCTCTGCGGCCATCTCTCCAAGGGCTACCGCCAGCGCGTCGGCCTGGCACAGGCGCTCATCCACGAGCCGGCCGTGCTGATCCTGGACGAGCCGACGATCGGCCTGGATCCGGCACAGATCATCGAGATTCGCGCGCTGATCCGGCGCCTGGCCACGGAACGCACCGTCATCCTGTCCACGCACATCCTGCCCGAGGTGGCGCAGATCTGTCAGAAGGTCGTCATCATCAACCAGGGACGCATCGCGCTGGAGTCGGACATCGCCGACCTGGTGCGCGAGCGCAGCCTCGAAGAGGAATACCTGCGCCACGTCAGCGGTGAGGCGCTCGGCGCCGGCCAGCCCGAGGCGAGCACCGGCGGAGGAGGCATCTGA
- a CDS encoding DUF4340 domain-containing protein, which translates to MSFVRTLIFALVAVALGAYIYLYETPKAEKEAKGEGVVEFDAAKASRVRLSYPDDSTIELEKDGGQWKLVAPIAAPADNNAVDRFLEGVRDTRIERRLKKEEVESLAAYGLDKPTGTQGRLEITLEDGTTVPPVIMGNTTPVDHFAFGRVEGSDDVLVTPLLIHTSIKKTPFDFRKKRLFDVQPDQIGRISIHKGADRIELERSGEKNWNLILPKNDAADSQAAESIAGAFDTIEALAYFDGPGVNLDSLGLSEPTLTVTAHLAGGEQVGFKLGKEAADQPAGFYLQRSSDGQVAKVADWVAQKFGPSLDDLRSRALTACKPDDVVKITFTQGQDSYSLLREAAGKAWTMEPAPQEGHTVKQRIVDNLLRGLVDMKGDKIAGDAAGDADKARFGLDAPQARVELATKTGVCGVITAAKAPEAKAEAAEGAAATAGTKDASAPADAADPAAATEDEALAQALGRAAPPPKPAAPAPQYYLQGRDRSAVVTAGAHLFSRLAMKRDELVDAPPEPAPAKQDAGD; encoded by the coding sequence GTGAGCTTCGTCCGCACGCTGATCTTCGCGCTCGTCGCGGTCGCGCTCGGCGCCTACATCTACCTCTACGAAACGCCCAAGGCGGAGAAGGAGGCCAAGGGCGAAGGCGTGGTCGAGTTCGACGCGGCCAAGGCCTCCAGAGTCCGCCTCTCCTACCCCGACGACAGCACCATCGAGCTCGAGAAGGATGGCGGGCAGTGGAAGCTGGTGGCGCCCATTGCCGCGCCCGCCGACAACAATGCGGTCGACCGCTTTCTCGAAGGCGTGCGCGATACCAGAATCGAGCGCCGCCTGAAGAAGGAGGAGGTCGAGAGCCTGGCCGCCTACGGCCTGGACAAGCCCACCGGAACCCAGGGCCGCCTGGAGATCACGCTCGAGGACGGCACAACCGTGCCGCCGGTGATCATGGGCAACACCACGCCGGTCGATCACTTCGCGTTCGGCCGCGTCGAAGGCAGCGATGACGTGCTCGTGACGCCGCTGCTCATCCACACTTCGATCAAGAAGACGCCGTTCGATTTCCGGAAGAAGCGCCTGTTCGACGTGCAGCCCGACCAGATCGGCCGCATCAGCATTCACAAAGGCGCCGATCGCATCGAGCTCGAGCGCAGCGGCGAGAAGAACTGGAACCTGATCCTGCCCAAGAACGACGCGGCCGATTCGCAGGCGGCCGAGTCGATCGCGGGGGCCTTCGATACCATCGAGGCGCTGGCCTATTTCGACGGCCCCGGCGTCAATCTGGACAGTCTCGGCCTGTCCGAGCCGACGCTGACGGTGACGGCGCATCTGGCCGGCGGCGAGCAGGTGGGATTCAAGCTCGGCAAGGAGGCGGCCGATCAGCCTGCCGGCTTCTACCTGCAGCGCAGCAGCGACGGCCAGGTCGCCAAAGTCGCCGATTGGGTTGCGCAGAAGTTCGGGCCGTCCCTGGACGATCTGCGCAGCCGCGCTCTGACGGCTTGCAAGCCCGATGACGTCGTCAAGATCACGTTCACGCAGGGCCAGGACAGCTACTCGCTCCTGCGCGAGGCAGCCGGCAAGGCGTGGACGATGGAGCCGGCGCCGCAGGAGGGACACACGGTCAAGCAGCGCATCGTCGACAACCTCCTGCGCGGCCTCGTCGACATGAAGGGCGACAAGATCGCGGGCGACGCGGCCGGCGACGCCGACAAGGCGCGCTTCGGGCTGGACGCGCCGCAGGCACGCGTGGAGCTCGCCACCAAGACCGGCGTCTGCGGCGTCATCACCGCGGCCAAGGCACCGGAGGCAAAAGCGGAGGCGGCGGAAGGTGCTGCGGCGACGGCCGGCACCAAGGACGCGAGCGCGCCCGCCGATGCAGCCGATCCCGCCGCAGCGACCGAAGACGAAGCGCTGGCGCAGGCCCTTGGCCGCGCAGCACCGCCGCCCAAGCCCGCCGCTCCGGCGCCGCAGTACTATCTGCAGGGCCGAGACCGCAGCGCGGTCGTGACGGCAGGGGCCCACCTGTTCTCGCGCCTGGCCATGAAGCGCGACGAGCTCGTCGATGCGCCGCCCGAGCCGGCGCCCGCCAAGCAAGACGCCGGCGACTGA
- a CDS encoding ABC transporter permease, translating into MRNVAAIAWRDIRAVFVSPIAYVVLTGFTLLSGWFFFNMLAQFNRLVAQYSMLQGMDTTWLNLNDAVITPLLHNMLVVLLIVIPMITMRSWSEEKGAATFELLFTSPVRVGEMVLGKYLAGAALVTLMLALAMIFPALLFWYGNPEFGMTAAGFLGLYLTALAFVAAGNFTSSLTSNQIIATISALVILLLLFVISWPAEGANETLRGILTYLSVTEHFRNMAKGTIETRDFVYFLSLIATFLFLTHRAVESNRWK; encoded by the coding sequence ATGCGCAACGTTGCCGCCATCGCGTGGCGCGACATCCGCGCCGTCTTCGTCTCGCCGATCGCCTACGTCGTGCTGACGGGCTTCACGCTGCTGTCGGGGTGGTTCTTCTTCAACATGCTTGCGCAGTTCAATCGCCTCGTCGCGCAGTACTCGATGCTGCAGGGCATGGACACGACCTGGCTGAACCTGAACGACGCCGTCATCACCCCGCTCCTGCACAACATGCTGGTGGTTCTGCTGATCGTCATTCCGATGATCACGATGCGAAGCTGGTCGGAGGAGAAAGGAGCGGCCACGTTCGAGCTGCTCTTCACCTCGCCCGTGCGCGTGGGCGAGATGGTGCTCGGCAAGTACCTGGCGGGCGCCGCGCTGGTGACGCTGATGCTGGCGCTGGCCATGATCTTTCCCGCACTGCTGTTCTGGTACGGCAATCCGGAATTCGGCATGACCGCCGCCGGCTTCCTCGGCCTCTACCTGACGGCCCTGGCGTTCGTCGCGGCGGGCAATTTCACGTCGTCGCTGACTTCCAACCAGATCATCGCCACCATCAGCGCGCTCGTGATCCTGCTGCTGCTGTTCGTCATCAGCTGGCCGGCCGAGGGCGCCAACGAGACGCTGCGAGGCATCCTGACCTATCTCTCGGTCACCGAGCACTTCCGCAACATGGCCAAGGGGACGATCGAGACGCGCGACTTCGTCTACTTTCTCAGCCTGATCGCCACGTTCCTGTTCCTGACCCACCGCGCGGTGGAATCGAATCGGTGGAAGTAG
- a CDS encoding OmpA family protein, whose protein sequence is MHKPLLSGWVLAVALCAAACAPKNYVVLLENPEGGTGEVTVSTAKGERVLNNANDATTINRANRAPSKPWRVEWEKLEEVFARAFGARPDRPEHFTLYFEQDNVELTEESEATVRAMIEAVRARPAPDADVEGHTDLFADERTNDALSYARALKVRGILVNAGMDIIKIDVRSYGETRPVVPTPDGVREPRNRRVEVMIR, encoded by the coding sequence ATGCACAAGCCGCTCCTGTCGGGTTGGGTGCTGGCCGTGGCGCTCTGTGCCGCGGCCTGCGCCCCGAAAAACTACGTAGTCCTGTTGGAAAACCCCGAGGGCGGCACCGGCGAAGTCACCGTCAGCACCGCAAAGGGCGAGCGCGTTCTCAACAACGCCAACGACGCCACCACCATCAACCGCGCCAACCGCGCGCCGAGCAAGCCCTGGCGCGTGGAATGGGAGAAGCTCGAGGAGGTATTCGCCCGCGCCTTCGGTGCGCGTCCGGACCGGCCCGAGCATTTCACGCTCTACTTCGAGCAGGACAACGTCGAGCTGACCGAAGAGTCCGAGGCCACGGTGCGAGCGATGATCGAGGCAGTGCGGGCGCGGCCCGCACCCGACGCCGACGTCGAAGGCCACACCGACCTGTTCGCCGACGAGCGCACCAACGATGCGCTCTCCTACGCCCGCGCCCTCAAGGTCCGCGGCATTCTGGTCAACGCGGGAATGGACATCATCAAGATCGACGTCCGTTCCTACGGCGAGACCCGACCGGTCGTTCCCACGCCCGACGGCGTGCGAGAACCGAGGAACCGTCGCGTCGAAGTGATGATCCGCTGA
- a CDS encoding Gldg family protein yields the protein MGKRAPILGILGLVFILFGVIEHWMTLMPQQGFFEFGWFALSHILAGVVCIIWYLSSGSGSLLEFVQRRSTRYGTNAIVYSIVFVAVVAMLNFIGVRYNKRWDLSSAAVNSLTDASRQVLDKIEGEVEILAFVGPQDKDFVREVSETYGYYTDKVKWKIIDPQVSPEIAQRELISTIPTIKIKHGERNTTVSKIDEESITNGIHKVVSSEQKKIYFLEGHGEPPMEDKQGPGGMGMFADTLRNQNYEVASLFAAEKPIPDDAAAIIVSTGNRDHFPAEIAQIKEYLKKGGSMLLLLEPQKDAELVNFARSFGALIGDDVVLDQQMRLFQGVTIGVDVVVTEYGKHPSTSAMTDRTLFTVARSTAPAPTPVQGITLEPLAFSSHASWAETDVAGIFDRGEAELQQGQDTPGPIPLAVAGGGAASALGGAPDKQFKIAIFGDTSFLTNQYLRQLYNDALGQSVIGWLAGEEELISIAPRVVRASRAYLDEDSARTVFYLSVLVLPELILLVGIAVWWRRSSL from the coding sequence GTGGGCAAGCGCGCTCCCATTCTCGGCATTCTCGGCCTGGTCTTCATCCTGTTCGGCGTCATCGAACACTGGATGACGCTGATGCCGCAGCAGGGCTTTTTCGAGTTCGGCTGGTTCGCGCTGTCGCACATCCTGGCCGGCGTCGTCTGCATCATCTGGTACCTGTCCTCGGGCAGCGGGTCGCTGCTGGAGTTCGTCCAGCGCCGCTCCACCCGCTACGGCACCAACGCCATCGTCTACTCGATCGTGTTCGTGGCGGTGGTGGCGATGCTCAACTTCATCGGCGTGCGCTACAACAAGCGCTGGGACCTCTCCTCCGCCGCCGTCAACAGCCTGACCGATGCGTCGCGACAGGTGCTCGACAAGATCGAGGGCGAGGTCGAGATCCTGGCCTTCGTCGGGCCGCAGGACAAGGACTTCGTGCGCGAGGTGTCGGAGACCTACGGCTACTACACCGACAAGGTGAAGTGGAAGATCATCGACCCGCAGGTCAGCCCGGAGATCGCGCAGCGCGAGCTGATCTCCACGATTCCGACGATCAAGATCAAGCACGGCGAGCGCAATACGACCGTCTCCAAGATCGATGAGGAATCGATCACCAACGGCATCCACAAGGTCGTCAGCAGCGAGCAGAAGAAGATCTATTTCCTCGAAGGGCACGGCGAGCCGCCGATGGAGGACAAGCAGGGCCCCGGCGGCATGGGCATGTTCGCCGACACGCTGCGCAACCAGAACTACGAGGTGGCCAGCCTCTTCGCGGCCGAAAAGCCCATCCCCGACGACGCCGCGGCGATCATCGTCAGCACCGGCAACCGCGATCACTTTCCCGCGGAGATCGCGCAGATCAAGGAGTACCTGAAGAAGGGCGGCAGCATGCTGCTGCTCCTGGAGCCGCAGAAGGACGCCGAGCTGGTCAACTTCGCTCGCAGCTTCGGCGCACTCATCGGCGACGACGTCGTGCTCGATCAGCAGATGCGGCTGTTCCAGGGCGTCACCATAGGCGTGGACGTGGTCGTCACCGAGTACGGCAAGCATCCGTCGACCTCGGCGATGACCGATCGAACGCTGTTCACGGTGGCGCGCTCGACGGCGCCGGCGCCGACGCCCGTCCAGGGCATCACGCTGGAGCCGCTCGCGTTCAGCTCGCACGCGAGCTGGGCCGAGACCGACGTCGCCGGCATCTTCGATCGCGGCGAGGCCGAGCTGCAGCAGGGCCAGGACACCCCGGGCCCGATCCCGCTCGCGGTCGCGGGCGGAGGCGCCGCCAGCGCCCTCGGCGGCGCGCCCGACAAGCAGTTCAAGATCGCGATCTTCGGCGACACCAGCTTCCTGACCAACCAGTACCTTCGCCAGCTCTACAACGACGCGCTCGGCCAGAGCGTGATCGGCTGGCTTGCCGGTGAGGAGGAGCTGATCTCGATCGCGCCGCGAGTGGTGCGCGCCTCGCGCGCCTACCTGGACGAAGACTCGGCGCGCACCGTCTTCTACCTGTCGGTGCTGGTGCTGCCCGAGCTGATCCTGCTCGTCGGCATCGCCGTCTGGTGGAGGCGCTCCTCGCTGTGA